The genomic stretch AGGTTTCAACTTTGTCGAAGACGTGTCTCTTGGGTTTGATCTCCTCTGCTCCTGTGATTATCTGATTCCTTTTTTTCTACCTTCATTTGCTCTTTCATTTATCTGCTTGACTGTTTCTGAGAGGATGTGTTGATGTAGAGAGTTTGATATGGTTGTAGTGTGCCGAGGGTGCAAGGTTCTAGCGTGGGAATGTGTTTTGCTTAAGTACAGTATAGGTGTTTGTAGCAATTCTAGTCTATAAGAAAGTCCAAACATTTTCAGGCAGATTACTGTTTCTAACTTGTTTCTACTCCTTTTGGTGGCAAGGAAAATTCTTACCTTTTTGCTTGTTTATTTTAAGCATGATTTCATTTTTGTTAGGATTTGGTGCAATACACCAAATCTTTCTCTGGGTTTTGGCCTTTTGGGTTTGATTTAGATTTGTTGCCTTAATtagggtgttttttttttttttttttttttggtttaattttaagAATGATTTCATTTTTGTTGGGATTTTGTGTATTACCAAATCTTTCTCTGGGTTTTGGGTTTGATTTAGATTTGTGTCCTTAGTATGGTTTGTTTATTCATTCCAATATGATTATGATACttaatttatatgtaaagtcCTTAGTTTACTCTTCTAACAGTACATTGGTATCATCTGAGTGATTACTTTCCATATTTTGGTATGCAGTTCCAGTCTTGTCGTGTTCGTTCAGTTGGGCACTCAGCAAGGAGTATCTGTAGGCACAGACAATCCTTTACTTCTGAGGTTCATGCATGTTTGATGTTCTAGCTTCAGCAAGCTCGCTTCTTTAtctgtttttgtatttttgaaTCTCTTCTTGAGTTCTTGCACAGTTGCACTTAAGGTTTATTGCTCATAAATCTGTACCATTTGACCCTCTGAATTCTGTTATCCATTTTTCCACCCAGGTTACAGATTGGAGGAAGTATCGTTTTCCAAGCGTTTCATTTCCTGTAAGCTTTTATAGATGATGCTTTTATCACTACCCTGAGTGGAGATTGTTGCTTTCCATGCCTCAACTACATTGTTTTTCTGTGTATTTTTTGACTGAGAATAGCAGAAAAGAATAAACAACCGGAGGCTAATCTGTGCCATTGCCACTGAACCATTACCAAAGCAAGCTGAAGAATCGAAGATGGAGGCACCAAAAGAAATCTTTCTCAAGGATTACAAGCAGCCTGATTACTACTTTGATACGGTATGACACGTGACACACACATGCTCCCAAGTGATGTATACTTGTGCATGACAGTTCACTGGGCGTAGATATATGGTATGCTAATGCATTTCTAAAAATACTGTTCAGGTGGATTTGAAATTTTCACTAGGTGAGGAGAAAACAATTGTCTCTTCTAAAATTGCTGTCTACCCCAGAGTTGAAGGTAATATTTTGACCTTTATTTTGACTTTTGTTTGACAATTCACTTCTCTGGTTGTGGGTTGATAAATTTTATGACATGTTGGGATGACCACTATAGGTTTTGCTGGAATATCATTCAAAGTTAAAGCTTTTGTAAACTAATATGTTTTGTTTCATTTTAGTTTGAAACCttgtatttatttatcttgACCAGGTGGTAGTTCACCGCCACTCATTTTGAATGGGGCTGATCTGAAGCTGCTTTCGATACTGGTTAATGGCAATGCACTGaaggtatgcatatatatatatatatatatatatatatatatatatatatatatatatatatatatatatatatatatatatatatatatatatatatatatatatatatatatatatatatatatatatatatatatatatatatatatatatatatatatatatatatatatatatatatatatatatatatatatatatatatatatatatatatatatatatatatatatatatatatatatatatatatatatatatatatatatatatatatatatatatatatatatatatatatatatatatatatatatatatatatatatatatatatatatatatatatatatatatatatatatatatatatatatatatatatatatatatatatatatatatatatatatatatatattctcacttctttttattttttttctcctgtAGAACCTAACTCTGCCTAATTTGATTGTTTCAATACTTTGCTTTTTTACATAAGGAGGAAGATTTTCATTTGGACTCAAAGCACTTGACTATTACTTCACCTCCAAGTGGCAAGTTTACCTTGGAAATTGTAACAGAAATATATCCACAGAAGAACACATCCTTAGAGGTAAAATATTCCTTTCTAACACTGAGAAATTCTGTTTAGGCTTGGCCACTATATCTATATTCTAATTCAGCTTAAGTACACAGGGGCTTTACAAGTCATCTGGTAACTTCTGTACACAATGTGAAGCTGAAGGTTTCCGTAAAATTACGTTCTGTCAGGTAGATCTTCTATCACATCAATTGATATTAAGTTTCAACTTGCTTCTTTGAAGTCCTTTAACTGTTTTTATTTGCATCTTTAGGACCGTCCTGATATTATGGCGAAGTACACTTGTCGCATTGAAGGAGACAAATCCTTGTACCCTGTGTTGTTGTCCAATGGAAACCTCATTGAGCAAGGAGATCTGGAGGTGAGTTTAAACCTACAATGTTATTAGTACAAAGTGCATTTGGTGTTCATAAATGAGGTAACTGCTATGTTTTCTcccttctcattttttttttaatgcaggGGGGACAACACTATGCCATTTGGGAGGATCCTTTCAAGAAACCTAGTTATCTGTTTGCATTGGTTGCTGGACAGTTGGCCAGCAGAGATGACATATTTATAACACGTTCTGGCCGAAAGGTCTCCCTTCGAATCTGGACCCCTGCACAGGATCTGCCCAAGACAGCGCATGCTATGTATTCACTTAAAGCAGCCATGAAGTGGGATGAAGATGTTAGTTTTCCACTTATTAGTCATTCTCGGTTCAATTCTTCTTTAGATCTTTATTTTGACATTATCTTTCCCTGCAATTTTATAAAACAGGTGTTTGGTCTTGAGTATGACCTGGATCTTTTTAATATTGTTGCTGTGCCAGATTTCAACATGTAAGTCTTTTTGTATTTTCCTATTCACAGTGTcccttattcttttcttttcctctaTACCTTGTTTCATACTCTAAATGCCTAATACTGTGTTCTTTTTTGCCAGGGGAGCAATGGAAAACAAGAGTCTGAATGTATGTTTTCTTGAGAAACCATTATGCTAACCAAAACATTCAGTAGCCTCTTTCTtttgaaagagagagagagagagagagagagagtttagGGGGGACGGGGTTACGGGAAACAATCTTGTTGAAGTTGTTTGATTTGTTGTTAATAGATATTCAATTCCAAACTTGTCTTGGCTTCTCCTGAAACTGCAACTGATGGAGATTATGCTGCAATTTTGGGGGTGATTGGACATGAGGTATTCTACcctattaaattattatttttatgcaaatattaattttgaaatatattgattttgcGATTTATTTCTTTTGATGTTACAGTATTTCCACAACTGGACTGGGAACAGGTTGGCTTCTATCTTCAGTTCTTGCTAAAAATACTTTTGATTCTTCTAAACTAATTCTGATTCTTCTTCCCtgattatttatttcttttttgatCCTTCTAAAATACTTACTTCTGTTAAACGTATTTGTTTTTGTACTTTAATTAACAACAAACTTGATACAGAGTGACATGTCGTGACTGGTTCCAGCTTAGTTTAAAGGAAGGTCTCACAGTTTTCCGTGATCAGGTAGACAGTTTCCTATATCTGGATATGGTTTTTTTATTCTTATACTACTTTCATCTGAGCTTTACCTCACAATATTTTGGATGCATGGGATAGGAATTTTCATCTGATCTGGGAAGTCGTACTGTGAAGAGGATAGCTGATGTTTCAAAGCTTAGAATGTATCAATATCCTCAGGTCTGTTTGCACAGCTTTCTTTTTCATGTCATGCTAGCATTTTTATTTCTTCTATATCTATGCATTTAAAGTTTTCTCATCCTTGCCCATGCTGTAACATGGAATTACTCACAATGTTTGATTCTTTGATCTTCAAGGATGCTAGTCCCATGGCTCATCCTGTGCGACCTCACTCTTACATCAAGGTCTGAACTTCTTGGCAATCTGAATACTCTATTTCGTTTTCAATGTTTGTAGAATCTTTGTTTATTACCCCTCTCAAGTAACTGCTAATAACTTTACTCACTTCCTTATTCTCCCCCTTTTATGAAACTTTGGCAGATGGATAACTTCTACACTGGTCAGTCTTAGTTAATTTTTGTTCCTGAGTTTATATACTTGTGcagctctttttttttaatggtttttatttattttatcttttgcaATCTGGAAACCTACTAATGGATTTGATCTTTCAATGCTGTGGCCACATCAACTGGTGTTGCTTGATTTCTGATCTGGATATCTATAACTTGCAGTAACGGTAATGCCTTATCAATTTTCCTCTTATACTTTAATACCGTTGCATTTTCCTATATTTGCCTGGAGTTCACTAATTTGCTGATATTCCTTTTTTCGGGTTGCTTTTCAACAGGTCTATGAAAAGGTATTGCACTCACTCTGTGTGTGCTTGTTTCTGTCTTATTCGTGTGCATGCGCTTTGTCCTGGTTAATGTCCATATTCAAACAAGATTGCTTTTGATTCACTATTATTAACACATTATCAGGGAGCTGAAGTTGTCAGGATGTACAAAACATTGCTGGGAACTGAAGGGTTCAGAAAAGTAAGAAGAATTGATGATTGCATAATCAATCTGGAATATTTCATATTTACATGCCATCCTTGAACCTCAGAAGCATCTTCTTGGTGTTTCAGGGCATGGATTTATATTTTAAGAGGCATGATGGGCAAGCTGTGACCTGTGAAGACTTTTTTGCTGCGATGCGAGATGCAAATAATGCAGATTTTGCTAACTTTTTATCATGGTATCAAATTAACCCTTGTACCCATTTTTTCTGAAGTTCACTCTCTTTTTCCTTCCCCAAGGGTAAGATGGTCATGCACTTGATGCCTTCTGTGCGTAAGCTTTTTAATTGAATGAACTTCTAGGTACTCTCAAGCTGGAACTCCTCTTGTGGAGGCTACTTCTTCATATAATGCTGAAGCTCGTACTTATACTCTAAAGTTCAGGTACAAAAATCTCGTCTCTAgattaaataaacatatttgattatttgCTGATCATATCTGATATAATATCTTTACAGTCAAGATGTCCCTCCCACTCCAGGGCAGCCTGTAAAAGAGCCAATGTTTATTCCCATTGCGGTAGGTCTTCTGGACTCAAGTGGTAAGGAAATACCTTTGTCATCTGTGTGCCATGGTGGGAAATTGGAAAGTATTGGTGGTGGCCAGCCAGTCTACACTACAGTTCTTCGGCTGACAAAGGTCAGTTAAGATTTTAGTTCTGAGCATTGATACTCGTATTTACTTTGCACAAGAAACATTGCTTGCTTTTAGTTTCTGTGTCCCTCTTTCAAATCTATGCTTTTGTTGAAGTTCTTACCTAATGAGGGTTTTTATATCCCAATTGAAAACCAACAGAAAACACAATTCAGAGACCTTTTTTTGTTCCTTTTGCATTTTCCAATTCTCTCATCAGTGACACAACTAATTTTTTCTGTTTGATTTGGACTTTTTTCCGTAATGTATAGCATTTTGTCTATCTAgtgagatatttttttttctgagatGTTATGACTTATGGTTAGCAGTTTTGTTTCTTGCATGTTTCTCTGTAATTATAAACCGTCTTGTTTTTAATGTGCAGAAAGAAGAGGAATTTGTGTTCAATGACATATTTGAGCGGCCAACTCCATCTATATTACGGGGTTTCAGTGCTCCCATCCGACTTGAAACTGATCTCACTGATGAAGATCTATTTTTCCTTCTTGCTCATGATTCTGATGAGTTCAACCGGTTAGTATTTACTGAAGTTTGTATTACAAAATTTCCTTATATTTAATCAAGGATTCGGGATAACCTCAATTTGGCTTTCTATGGTGTAGATGGGAAGCTGGGCAGGTGTTAGCGAGGGAACTTATGCTCAACCTTGTAGCTGATTTCCAGCAAAACAAGCCCTTGGTTCTTAATCCACAATTCCTGCAGGGAATAAAAAGCATCCTTAACGATTCAAGTTTGGATAAGGTTTGAATACGCCTCCTTTCATCGTCCTAGTTGCAAAAAGAAATCGATTGATTAGCGTGCTACACATGGTGTACTGCAGGAATTCATTGCAAAGGCAATAACTTTGCCCGGGGAAGGAGAGATCATGGACATGATGGCTGTTGCTGACCCTGATGCCGTTCATGCTGTTAGAACCTTCCTCAGAAAGCAACTTGCGTCTGAGTTGAAGGCAGACCTTCTCAGAACGGTATAGGCATTGAAACATGATGTTAATTCTTCTGTTTTTATTGTATGTTGCTAGATATTTATCTAGGCTGGTTCTTTGCAGGTCTATGAGAATAAGAGCTCTGAACCATATGAGTTTAATCATCACAATATGGCGAGGCGTTCTCTAAAAAATATTGCTCTTGGTCTGTATGATACACAGTATTCTCTTTTCTTATTCTCTTTTCTTATTCTTCTGCTTCATCTTGCCGAgtaattcaatttaataataagCGTTGTTTTTCGTTTTTTATAGGATATCTTGGGTCACTTGGAGATCCCGAAATTACGGAGCTTATATTGCATGAATATAAAACTGCAACAAATATGACAGAGCAATTTGCTGCTCTGGTAGCTATTGACCAGCAGCCTGGCGAAACACGTGATGATGTTTTGGCTGATTTCTACGTGAAGTGGCAGCACGACTTCTTGGTATGTGTTTCAACCTCTGTTTTAATTCTTCGGTGGTTGATGGCACGCCTCATTCATTTACGAGGAACGATTATTCATGTTACTCTGATTTTCTTTCTCGCAGGTGGTAAATAAATGGTTTAGCCTCCAAGGTGTGTCAGCCATTCCCGGGAATGTTGAAAATATCAATAAACTTTTGAACCACCCGGCCTTCGACCTTCGCAATCCGAACAAGGTCTTTAACTTCATTTATAAAGCAGCATTTTTCCTTATAGCTTCAACCGAACTTGCGATATGAGTTTAATTTGATTCTGATGCAGGTGTATGCGTTGATTGGGGGATTTTGCGGGTGCCCTATTAACTTCCATGCGAAGGATGGGTCGGGCTACAAATTCTTAGGAGAACTTGTTGTACAACTTGACAAACTAAACCCCCAGGTCTGTTCAATGAAGTTATTCAAgttcctttctctttctttcgCATTCCAAAAAGTAACCGAAAGAACACAACCATAGACTAGACTAAAGATGTAGAAAGAAAACCTCGAAGATATTAAAATGAAAGGGATTTCTTTGCTGTTCAATTCCTACTTCATCTTCTCAATATACAATCAATGATATGCAGGTGGCTTCTCGTATGGTATCCGCCTTCTCTAGGTGGAAGCGTTATGATGAAACCAGGCAAGCTCTTGCCAAGGTAATCCACTAACGCGGTTGAATACTTGATCTAATTTTTGTTCACTTCacaaattgattatatatattaatagctTTCGCGCGTAATTACATAATGCTAAATTATCGTAAAACAATCTACTCTTAACTTGTTCTATGATATTCTAAGCTGCGTTTTAACATACACAGGCGCAGTTGGAGATGATCTTGTCCACCGAGGGGCTCTCCGAGAACGTGTTTGAAATCGCATCCAAGAGCTTGGCTGCTTGATTAATGATTGTTTTCTCTAAGAACTGAAACTTAAACATGCCTTGTTATAACCCCTGCTAAATCATGTGGAAACATTTCAAGCTCTCGAAAAACTGGTGAATAGTTTATAATGATGAATTTTATGGGATTCAAACagcaattttattttcataaattatttCCTTGTTTTGATAGTGTTTATCCATCTTTTGTtaaagtaactttttttttttttgttcaaggAACTTGTGTAGTAAGAAAGGCAATTGTAAAGTTATTATGAGTCAATTTTAAACAGTAACATTTAAGTATTTAACTATCTTCAAAATTGACTCAGTCTACCTCACCTAGAACCTAGGAGGCAACCTATTTAAAACACTGCTTTTTAATCTTTATGCGTATTGATGAGTCTTATTGCGAGTTAATCACATCCGAAGCTTCGTATGTAAGAGTTAAAGCATTGCTTTCATGCTTTCTAGAAGATAAGCACTTGAAAGTGACTTTGTGAGTTGAAAGTTTAAAAGGAATTGTCAAAATGTGATCCTCGCCAATAACCACCAATTAGGTCAGATTACCTAATTGAGGTCATTGTAGTGTACAATTTTATCCAATTTCATTTCTGTACTTCAATTCTAATTAATTCATATTTGATTTACATGAAAATTCGCCGTCACTATCCAAAAGTGCACTCTGAGTAAAGTCTGTCTTGACTTAATTTTATCCTATACT from Ipomoea triloba cultivar NCNSP0323 chromosome 12, ASM357664v1 encodes the following:
- the LOC116000267 gene encoding puromycin-sensitive aminopeptidase isoform X3, with translation MEAPKEIFLKDYKQPDYYFDTVDLKFSLGEEKTIVSSKIAVYPRVEGGSSPPLILNGADLKLLSILVNGNALKEEDFHLDSKHLTITSPPSGKFTLEIVTEIYPQKNTSLEGLYKSSGNFCTQCEAEGFRKITFCQDRPDIMAKYTCRIEGDKSLYPVLLSNGNLIEQGDLEGGQHYAIWEDPFKKPSYLFALVAGQLASRDDIFITRSGRKVSLRIWTPAQDLPKTAHAMYSLKAAMKWDEDVFGLEYDLDLFNIVAVPDFNMGAMENKSLNIFNSKLVLASPETATDGDYAAILGVIGHEYFHNWTGNRVTCRDWFQLSLKEGLTVFRDQEFSSDLGSRTVKRIADVSKLRMYQYPQDASPMAHPVRPHSYIKMDNFYTVTVYEKGAEVVRMYKTLLGTEGFRKGMDLYFKRHDGQAVTCEDFFAAMRDANNADFANFLSWYSQAGTPLVEATSSYNAEARTYTLKFSQDVPPTPGQPVKEPMFIPIAVGLLDSSGKEIPLSSVCHGGKLESIGGGQPVYTTVLRLTKKEEEFVFNDIFERPTPSILRGFSAPIRLETDLTDEDLFFLLAHDSDEFNRWEAGQVLARELMLNLVADFQQNKPLVLNPQFLQGIKSILNDSSLDKEFIAKAITLPGEGEIMDMMAVADPDAVHAVRTFLRKQLASELKADLLRTVYENKSSEPYEFNHHNMARRSLKNIALGYLGSLGDPEITELILHEYKTATNMTEQFAALVAIDQQPGETRDDVLADFYVKWQHDFLVVNKWFSLQGVSAIPGNVENINKLLNHPAFDLRNPNKVYALIGGFCGCPINFHAKDGSGYKFLGELVVQLDKLNPQVASRMVSAFSRWKRYDETRQALAKAQLEMILSTEGLSENVFEIASKSLAA
- the LOC116000267 gene encoding puromycin-sensitive aminopeptidase isoform X2, with translation MARLVMPYKVSTLSKTCLLGLISSAPFQSCRVRSVGHSARSICRHRQSFTSEVTDWRKYRFPSVSFPKRINNRRLICAIATEPLPKQAEESKMEAPKEIFLKDYKQPDYYFDTVDLKFSLGEEKTIVSSKIAVYPRVEGGSSPPLILNGADLKLLSILVNGNALKEEDFHLDSKHLTITSPPSGKFTLEIVTEIYPQKNTSLEGLYKSSGNFCTQCEAEGFRKITFCQDRPDIMAKYTCRIEGDKSLYPVLLSNGNLIEQGDLEGGQHYAIWEDPFKKPSYLFALVAGQLASRDDIFITRSGRKVSLRIWTPAQDLPKTAHAMYSLKAAMKWDEDVFGLEYDLDLFNIVAVPDFNMGAMENKSLNIFNSKLVLASPETATDGDYAAILGVIGHEYFHNWTGNRVTCRDWFQLSLKEGLTVFRDQEFSSDLGSRTVKRIADVSKLRMYQYPQDASPMAHPVRPHSYIKMDNFYTVTVYEKGAEVVRMYKTLLGTEGFRKGMDLYFKRHDGQAVTCEDFFAAMRDANNADFANFLSWYSQAGTPLVEATSSYNAEARTYTLKFSQDVPPTPGQPVKEPMFIPIAVGLLDSSGKEIPLSSVCHGGKLESIGGGQPVYTTVLRLTKKEEEFVFNDIFERPTPSILRGFSAPIRLETDLTDEDLFFLLAHDSDEFNRWEAGQVLARELMLNLVADFQQNKPLVLNPQFLQGIKSILNDSSLDKEFIAKAITLPGEGEIMDMMAVADPDAVHAVRTFLRKQLASELKADLLRTVYENKSSEPYEFNHHNMARRSLKNIALGYLGSLGDPEITELILHEYKTATNMTEQFAALVAIDQQPGETRDDVLADFYVKWQHDFLVVNKWFSLQGVSAIPGNVENINKLLNHPAFDLRNPNKVYALIGGFCGCPINFHAKDGSGYKFLGELVVQLDKLNPQVASRMVSAFSRWKRYDETRQALAKAQLEMILSTEGLSENVFEIASKSLAA
- the LOC116000267 gene encoding puromycin-sensitive aminopeptidase isoform X1 encodes the protein MARLVMPYKVSTLSKTCLLGLISSAPFQSCRVRSVGHSARSICRHRQSFTSEVTDWRKYRFPSVSFPQKRINNRRLICAIATEPLPKQAEESKMEAPKEIFLKDYKQPDYYFDTVDLKFSLGEEKTIVSSKIAVYPRVEGGSSPPLILNGADLKLLSILVNGNALKEEDFHLDSKHLTITSPPSGKFTLEIVTEIYPQKNTSLEGLYKSSGNFCTQCEAEGFRKITFCQDRPDIMAKYTCRIEGDKSLYPVLLSNGNLIEQGDLEGGQHYAIWEDPFKKPSYLFALVAGQLASRDDIFITRSGRKVSLRIWTPAQDLPKTAHAMYSLKAAMKWDEDVFGLEYDLDLFNIVAVPDFNMGAMENKSLNIFNSKLVLASPETATDGDYAAILGVIGHEYFHNWTGNRVTCRDWFQLSLKEGLTVFRDQEFSSDLGSRTVKRIADVSKLRMYQYPQDASPMAHPVRPHSYIKMDNFYTVTVYEKGAEVVRMYKTLLGTEGFRKGMDLYFKRHDGQAVTCEDFFAAMRDANNADFANFLSWYSQAGTPLVEATSSYNAEARTYTLKFSQDVPPTPGQPVKEPMFIPIAVGLLDSSGKEIPLSSVCHGGKLESIGGGQPVYTTVLRLTKKEEEFVFNDIFERPTPSILRGFSAPIRLETDLTDEDLFFLLAHDSDEFNRWEAGQVLARELMLNLVADFQQNKPLVLNPQFLQGIKSILNDSSLDKEFIAKAITLPGEGEIMDMMAVADPDAVHAVRTFLRKQLASELKADLLRTVYENKSSEPYEFNHHNMARRSLKNIALGYLGSLGDPEITELILHEYKTATNMTEQFAALVAIDQQPGETRDDVLADFYVKWQHDFLVVNKWFSLQGVSAIPGNVENINKLLNHPAFDLRNPNKVYALIGGFCGCPINFHAKDGSGYKFLGELVVQLDKLNPQVASRMVSAFSRWKRYDETRQALAKAQLEMILSTEGLSENVFEIASKSLAA